One window from the genome of Osmerus mordax isolate fOsmMor3 chromosome 19, fOsmMor3.pri, whole genome shotgun sequence encodes:
- the LOC136963015 gene encoding muscarinic acetylcholine receptor M1-like, whose product MNNCVSQTSNRTADPLEGHEVWEVLVIVIITVPLSLVTILGNLLVLISFRVNSQLRTVSNYFLLSLAVADLILGAVSMNLYAAYIIMGRWALGSVACDLWLAVDYVASNASVMNLLVISFDRFYSVTRPLTYRVKRTTQRAVAAIVLAWAVSFVLWGPAILFWPHVVGRASELQDSCSIPFMDDAVLTFGTAIAAFYLPVTIMVILYWKIYWEIEQRSQGREGLLGSVSSAGGPQGSGGRSVYSSSTKSSSSSAREGPGGKDPCREASQGRGSAKPSLPPTTGSNGEGCAGSRGAEGGRGSTASLSSDEEEAPDTAPPPGDPPALRVEDLRGRQPSLRGSSLSESRRTRQPKARRRRNRMITEKKAARTLSAILLAFILTWSPYNIMVLASFSYCVPEKLWQLGYWLCYINSTVNPICYALCNKHFRVTFKSLLLCRLGQRDWGRTRHGNHATTRMQRTGSTVRSPQDP is encoded by the exons ATGAACAACTGTGTCTCCCAGACCAGCAACCGGACAGCAGACCCTTTGGAGGGTCATGAGGTATGGGAGGTGCTGGTGATTGTGATCATCACAgtgcccctctctctggtcACCATCCTTGGCAACCTGCTGGTTTTGATCTCCTTCCGGGTCAACAGCCAGCTGCGCACCGTCAGCAACTACTTCCTGTTGAGCCTGGCGGTGGCAGACTTAATCCTCGGCGCCGTTTCCATGAACCTGTACGCTGCGTACATCATAATGGGCCGTTGGGCCCTGGGGAGCGTGGCCTGTGACCTCTGGCTGGCCGTGGACTACGTGGCTAGCAACGCGTCCGTCATGAACCTGCTGGTGATCAGCTTCGACCGCTTCTACTCCGTCACGCGGCCGCTGACCTACAGGGTTAAGAGGACGACACAGCGGGCGGTGGCGGCCATCGTCCTGGCCTGGGCCGTGTCCTTCGTCCTGTGGGGCCCCGCCATCCTCTTCTGGCCGCACGTGGTGGGCAGGGCCTCGGAGCTCCAGGACAGCTGCTCCATCCCCTTCATGGACGACGCCGTGCTCACCTTCGGCACGGCCATCGCGGCCTTCTACCTTCCGGTCACCATCATGGTGATCCTCTACTGGAAGATCTACTGGGAGATCGAGCAGCGCTCCCAGGGTCGGGAGGGGCTGCTGGGGTCTGTGAGCAGCGCAGGGGGTCCCCAGGGCTCTGGGGGGAGGTCTGTCTACTCCAGCAGCACCAAGAGCAGCTCCAGCAGCGCCCGAGAGGGCCCAGGGGGGAAGGATCCATGCAGGGAGGCCTCCCAGGGGAGAGGGTCAGCCaaaccctccctgcctcccaccaCGGGCAGCAACGGGGAGGGCTGCGCAGGAAGCAGGGgggcagaaggagggaggggctctACTGCCTCTCTGTCCTCAGATGAGGA GGAGGCCCCagacaccgccccccccccgggagACCCCCCGGCCCTCAGGGTGGAGGACCTCCGAGGCCGGCAGCCTTCCCTCCGGGGCTCCAGCTTGTCCGAGTCCAGGCGAACCAGACAGCCCAAGGCCAggcggaggaggaacaggatgaTCACGGAGAAGAAGGCAGCCAGGACCCTGAGTGCCATCCTGCTGGCCTTCATCCTCACCTGGAGCCCCTACAACATCATGGTGCTGGCCTCCTTCTCCTACTGTGTGCCTGAGAAGCTGTGGCAGCTGGGCTACTGGCTGTGCTACATCAACAGCACCGTGAACCCCATCTGCTACGCCCTGTGTAACAAGCACTTCCGGGTCACCTTCAAATCCCTGCTGCTCTGCCGGCTCGGGCAGAGGGACTGGGGGAGGACTCGCCACGGCAACCACGCCACGA